A genomic window from Clostridium aceticum includes:
- a CDS encoding CooT family nickel-binding protein yields MCESAAYLITDKGEQKIMENVVYMKPENGKVFLADLLGEQKIVEGIVKEIRLIEHKIIIAEK; encoded by the coding sequence ATGTGTGAATCAGCAGCATATTTAATTACTGATAAAGGCGAACAAAAAATTATGGAAAATGTCGTTTACATGAAGCCTGAAAATGGCAAAGTTTTTTTAGCAGATCTTTTAGGAGAGCAAAAAATAGTAGAAGGCATTGTAAAGGAAATCAGGCTCATCGAACATAAAATTATCATTGCAGAAAAATAA
- a CDS encoding DUF3842 family protein → MIIAVIDGMGGGIGGQIVSHLRQELPSHFEIYGLGTNSTATSVMLKNHANKGATGENAIVVSTKKASVIIGPLSIVIPNSMMGEVTDQIATAIADAEAFKILLPVVPENFELVGLENKPLMLLIKDAIKLLKKEFNIK, encoded by the coding sequence ATGATTATTGCAGTCATAGATGGTATGGGAGGAGGAATTGGAGGTCAGATTGTCAGTCACTTAAGGCAGGAGCTTCCTTCCCACTTTGAGATTTATGGATTAGGGACAAACTCTACAGCAACTTCTGTTATGCTAAAAAATCATGCTAATAAAGGTGCCACTGGAGAAAATGCTATTGTGGTATCTACAAAAAAAGCCAGTGTTATTATTGGACCTCTTTCCATCGTTATTCCGAATTCTATGATGGGAGAGGTTACTGATCAAATAGCCACAGCTATTGCTGATGCTGAAGCCTTTAAGATATTGCTTCCAGTTGTACCAGAAAACTTTGAATTAGTTGGTTTAGAGAATAAACCTTTAATGCTATTGATTAAGGATGCTATTAAACTTTTGAAAAAAGAGTTTAACATTAAATAA